One part of the Dunckerocampus dactyliophorus isolate RoL2022-P2 chromosome 11, RoL_Ddac_1.1, whole genome shotgun sequence genome encodes these proteins:
- the arl13a gene encoding ADP-ribosylation factor-like protein 13A isoform X3: MEGGPTQGCVRNELRVENYFVTLLDVGGSAESQGAWRDFYGEAHGIIFVVDSCDRARMKEVKEVLADLLKQPRVAGKPILVLANKQDKMNALLGSELIEMLSLEKLVNQSRSLCHIEPCSALMDLRRWSDRKTLRGLRWLLRAIGLDYPELCTRVAQDSKRPLEPRERKGKAERMRSKNKSERMRASKSDLRQAHRTKNKEKTTKGEGKLQPIRNILQKENTLKKQLKKSTRRKKSLVKANEEEQAEEAANEQEKEEADEGEHAPAGHPEKASSALIPPNNKGRSKRKGKVKEETTDVPESSQDHKKPLRAKRKKKKVAKGKKRNKINTEGMSAASSQPVDLSATFDLYRKAILALKERQDQSLKECQDQGQ; the protein is encoded by the exons ATGGAAGGAGGCCCCACCCAGGGCTGTGTAAGGAATGAGTTGAGAGTGGAAAACTACTTTGTCACCCTGCTGGATGTTGGGGGGTCAGCTGAGTCGCAGGGGGCCTGGAGGGACTTCTACGGAGAAGCGCATGGGATCATCTTTGTGGTAGACTCCTGTGACCGAGCCAGGATGAAGGAGGTCAAAGAGGTCCTGGCTGACCTGCTCAAGCAACCTAGAGTTGCAGGGAAACCCATCCTGGT CTTGGCCAACAAACAAGATAAAATGAACGCCCTCCTGGGAAGTGAGCTGATCGAGATGCTGTCTTTGGAGAAGCTGGTCAACCAGAGTCGCTCTCTGTGCCATATA GAGCCTTGTTCAGCCTTAATGGACCTACGGCGCTGGTCGGACAGAAAGACGCTACGAGGTCTTCGTTGGCTGCTGCGAGCCATCGGTCTGGATTACCCGGAGCTGTGCACGCGTGTGGCCCAGGACAGCAAGAGGCCTCTGGAACCCCGAGAAAGGAAGGGCAAAGCAGAGAGAATGCGGAGCAAAAACAAGAGTGAACG AATGCGAGCCAGCAAGTCTGACCTCCGCCAGGCTCATAGGACTAAGAACAAAGAGAAGACGACCAAAGGGGAGGGAAAGCTGCAGCCCATTCGAAACATACTGCAAAAG GAGAACACGTTGAAGAAGCAGCTGAAGAAATCCACCAGGAGGAAGAAAAGCTTGGTTAAAGCCAATGAAGAAGAACAAGCTGAAGAAGCAGCCAATGAGCAGGAGAAAGAGGAGGCTGACGAGGGAGAACACGCACCCGCCGGCCATCCAGAGAAAGCCAGCAGCGCTCTCATCCCCCCTAATAATAAGGGCAGATCTAAACGCAAGGGTAAGGTGAAGGAGGAGACTACGGATGTGCCCGAATCGTCGCAGGACCACAAGAAGCCGCTCAGGG CcaagaggaaaaagaagaaggTTGCCAAAGGTAAAAAGAGGAACAAGATCAACACAGAAGGAatgtcagcagcttcttctcAGCCTGTTGACCTTTCTGCAACATTTG
- the arl13a gene encoding ADP-ribosylation factor-like protein 13A isoform X1 produces the protein MDIDLLLYRLQRKWWPLCTPCSPHDNMFNLMSNCCTWFSKIQEPIRRVTILVVGLDKAGKTSSIRGMLRVPHAMEGGPTQGCVRNELRVENYFVTLLDVGGSAESQGAWRDFYGEAHGIIFVVDSCDRARMKEVKEVLADLLKQPRVAGKPILVLANKQDKMNALLGSELIEMLSLEKLVNQSRSLCHIEPCSALMDLRRWSDRKTLRGLRWLLRAIGLDYPELCTRVAQDSKRPLEPRERKGKAERMRSKNKSERMRASKSDLRQAHRTKNKEKTTKGEGKLQPIRNILQKENTLKKQLKKSTRRKKSLVKANEEEQAEEAANEQEKEEADEGEHAPAGHPEKASSALIPPNNKGRSKRKGKVKEETTDVPESSQDHKKPLRAKRKKKKVAKGKKRNKINTEGMSAASSQPVDLSATFDLYRKAILALKERQDQSLKECQDQGQ, from the exons ATGGACATAGATCTTCTTCT GTATCGCTTGCAGAGAAAATGGTGGCCGCTGTGCACACCTTGCTCACCTCACGACAACATGTTCAACCTGATGAGCAACTGCTGCACTTGGTTCTCCAAAATCCAGGAGCCAATCAG GCGAGTGACCATTCTTGTGGTTGGTCTTGACAAAGCAGGAAAGACGTCCTCCATTCGAGGGATGCTCAGAG TCCCCCACGCTATGGAAGGAGGCCCCACCCAGGGCTGTGTAAGGAATGAGTTGAGAGTGGAAAACTACTTTGTCACCCTGCTGGATGTTGGGGGGTCAGCTGAGTCGCAGGGGGCCTGGAGGGACTTCTACGGAGAAGCGCATGGGATCATCTTTGTGGTAGACTCCTGTGACCGAGCCAGGATGAAGGAGGTCAAAGAGGTCCTGGCTGACCTGCTCAAGCAACCTAGAGTTGCAGGGAAACCCATCCTGGT CTTGGCCAACAAACAAGATAAAATGAACGCCCTCCTGGGAAGTGAGCTGATCGAGATGCTGTCTTTGGAGAAGCTGGTCAACCAGAGTCGCTCTCTGTGCCATATA GAGCCTTGTTCAGCCTTAATGGACCTACGGCGCTGGTCGGACAGAAAGACGCTACGAGGTCTTCGTTGGCTGCTGCGAGCCATCGGTCTGGATTACCCGGAGCTGTGCACGCGTGTGGCCCAGGACAGCAAGAGGCCTCTGGAACCCCGAGAAAGGAAGGGCAAAGCAGAGAGAATGCGGAGCAAAAACAAGAGTGAACG AATGCGAGCCAGCAAGTCTGACCTCCGCCAGGCTCATAGGACTAAGAACAAAGAGAAGACGACCAAAGGGGAGGGAAAGCTGCAGCCCATTCGAAACATACTGCAAAAG GAGAACACGTTGAAGAAGCAGCTGAAGAAATCCACCAGGAGGAAGAAAAGCTTGGTTAAAGCCAATGAAGAAGAACAAGCTGAAGAAGCAGCCAATGAGCAGGAGAAAGAGGAGGCTGACGAGGGAGAACACGCACCCGCCGGCCATCCAGAGAAAGCCAGCAGCGCTCTCATCCCCCCTAATAATAAGGGCAGATCTAAACGCAAGGGTAAGGTGAAGGAGGAGACTACGGATGTGCCCGAATCGTCGCAGGACCACAAGAAGCCGCTCAGGG CcaagaggaaaaagaagaaggTTGCCAAAGGTAAAAAGAGGAACAAGATCAACACAGAAGGAatgtcagcagcttcttctcAGCCTGTTGACCTTTCTGCAACATTTG
- the arl13a gene encoding ADP-ribosylation factor-like protein 13A isoform X2 — MFNLMSNCCTWFSKIQEPIRRVTILVVGLDKAGKTSSIRGMLRVPHAMEGGPTQGCVRNELRVENYFVTLLDVGGSAESQGAWRDFYGEAHGIIFVVDSCDRARMKEVKEVLADLLKQPRVAGKPILVLANKQDKMNALLGSELIEMLSLEKLVNQSRSLCHIEPCSALMDLRRWSDRKTLRGLRWLLRAIGLDYPELCTRVAQDSKRPLEPRERKGKAERMRSKNKSERMRASKSDLRQAHRTKNKEKTTKGEGKLQPIRNILQKENTLKKQLKKSTRRKKSLVKANEEEQAEEAANEQEKEEADEGEHAPAGHPEKASSALIPPNNKGRSKRKGKVKEETTDVPESSQDHKKPLRAKRKKKKVAKGKKRNKINTEGMSAASSQPVDLSATFDLYRKAILALKERQDQSLKECQDQGQ, encoded by the exons ATGTTCAACCTGATGAGCAACTGCTGCACTTGGTTCTCCAAAATCCAGGAGCCAATCAG GCGAGTGACCATTCTTGTGGTTGGTCTTGACAAAGCAGGAAAGACGTCCTCCATTCGAGGGATGCTCAGAG TCCCCCACGCTATGGAAGGAGGCCCCACCCAGGGCTGTGTAAGGAATGAGTTGAGAGTGGAAAACTACTTTGTCACCCTGCTGGATGTTGGGGGGTCAGCTGAGTCGCAGGGGGCCTGGAGGGACTTCTACGGAGAAGCGCATGGGATCATCTTTGTGGTAGACTCCTGTGACCGAGCCAGGATGAAGGAGGTCAAAGAGGTCCTGGCTGACCTGCTCAAGCAACCTAGAGTTGCAGGGAAACCCATCCTGGT CTTGGCCAACAAACAAGATAAAATGAACGCCCTCCTGGGAAGTGAGCTGATCGAGATGCTGTCTTTGGAGAAGCTGGTCAACCAGAGTCGCTCTCTGTGCCATATA GAGCCTTGTTCAGCCTTAATGGACCTACGGCGCTGGTCGGACAGAAAGACGCTACGAGGTCTTCGTTGGCTGCTGCGAGCCATCGGTCTGGATTACCCGGAGCTGTGCACGCGTGTGGCCCAGGACAGCAAGAGGCCTCTGGAACCCCGAGAAAGGAAGGGCAAAGCAGAGAGAATGCGGAGCAAAAACAAGAGTGAACG AATGCGAGCCAGCAAGTCTGACCTCCGCCAGGCTCATAGGACTAAGAACAAAGAGAAGACGACCAAAGGGGAGGGAAAGCTGCAGCCCATTCGAAACATACTGCAAAAG GAGAACACGTTGAAGAAGCAGCTGAAGAAATCCACCAGGAGGAAGAAAAGCTTGGTTAAAGCCAATGAAGAAGAACAAGCTGAAGAAGCAGCCAATGAGCAGGAGAAAGAGGAGGCTGACGAGGGAGAACACGCACCCGCCGGCCATCCAGAGAAAGCCAGCAGCGCTCTCATCCCCCCTAATAATAAGGGCAGATCTAAACGCAAGGGTAAGGTGAAGGAGGAGACTACGGATGTGCCCGAATCGTCGCAGGACCACAAGAAGCCGCTCAGGG CcaagaggaaaaagaagaaggTTGCCAAAGGTAAAAAGAGGAACAAGATCAACACAGAAGGAatgtcagcagcttcttctcAGCCTGTTGACCTTTCTGCAACATTTG
- the xkrx gene encoding XK-related protein 2, producing MEEREREISYTDASVAESGVMLVVNPSRVRPPLSVVLATVLYCAEFLNAAVLCGGYSRTDDVHWLGFTITFMLVPAVLIQMTLIFIHRDVGRDRPLVLLLHLLLLGPVIRCFDALVVYFKAGKREEPYVTITRKIYLGRGERTWTEYEISRSERILATHRNAFKRTTVIQAFLGSTPQLTLQLYATIQEKYILPVRLTLMIITQISIIYGALVCSVLAIQIRYDDYKVRFRPWAYLCMILWRGLEITTRITALVLMSTALSQWVIAVGVANLLFFFFLPWAEFWAKKGSLTEDVEKNFSKLGTVVVLCSFTLLYACINVFCWSAVQLDLSHPELIDRKQRWDRLAVYYSVRFVENLLLITLWYFFKSDFYEYVCAPLLAIQLLICYSLAVLFMLVFYQYFHPCRRLFKYNVHDCLRCICCRRGTPGEDVEEAGRARKMAPSYSTAATMVLMSDEPVALLDPPNSQVGDLNSNLELQETAILDDITERA from the exons ATGGAGGAGCGGGAAAGGGAGATCTCCTACACGGACGCCTCAGTGGCAGAGAGCGGCGTCATGCTGGTGGTCAATCCGAGCCGAGTGCGTCCTCCGTTGAGTGTGGTGCTCGCCACGGTGCTCTACTGCGCCGAGTTTCTCAACGCCGCCGTGCTCTGCGGAGGATACAGTCGCACCGACGACGTCCACTGGCTGGGCTTCACCATCACCTTCATGCTGGTGCCCGCCGTCCTCATCCAGATGACGCTCATCTTCATTCACAGGGACGTGGGCAGGGACAGGCCGCTGGTCCTCCTCCTgcacctgctgctgctggggcCCGTCATCAG gtGTTTTGACGCCCTGGTGGTGTATTTCAAAGCTGGAAAGAGAGAGGAGCCTTATGTCACCATCACCAGAAAGATCTACCTGGGGAGGGGTGAGAGGACGTGGACTGAGTACGAGATCAGCCGATCGGAGCGCATACTGGCCACACACAGGAACGCCTTCAAGCGCACCACCGTCATTCAGGCCTTCCTGGGCTCCACGCCGCAGCTGACCCTCCAACTGTATGCCACCATCCAGGAGAAGTACATCCTGCCTGTGCGAT taACGCTGATGATCATCACCCAGATCTCCATCATATACGGCGCCCTAGTGTGCAGCGTTCTGGCCATCCAGATCCGCTACGACGACTACAAGGTGCGCTTCCGCCCGTGGGCTTACCTGTGCATGATCCTGTGGCGAGGCCTGGAGATCACCACCCGCATCACCGCGCTGGTCCTCATGAGCACAGCGCTCAGCCAGTGGGTCATCGCGGTGGGTGTGGCCAAcctgctcttcttcttcttcctgcctTGGGCCGAGTTCTGGGCCAAGAAGGGCTCTCTGACGGAGGACGTGGAGAAGAACTTCTCCAAGCTTGGCACGGTGGTGGTGCTGTGCTCGTTCACGCTGCTCTACGCCTGCATCAACGTCTTCTGCTGGTCGGCCGTGCAGCTGGACCTCAGCCACCCGGAGCTCATCGACCGGAAGCAACGCTGGGACCGCCTGGCAGTGTACTACAGCGTCCGCTTCGTGGAGAACCTCCTCCTCATTACGCTGTGGTACTTCTTCAAGTCGGACTTTTACGAGTACGTGTGTGCACCACTGCTGGCCATCCAGCTGCTCATCTGCTACAGCCTGGCTGTGCTGTTCATGCTGGTCTTCTACCAGTACTTCCATCCCTGCAGGCGCCTCTTCAAGTACAACGTCCACGACTGCCTGCGTTGCATCTGCTGTCGCCGAGGCACACCAGGAGAGGACGTTGAAGAGGCAGGGCGGGCGCGAAAGATGGCCCCATCTTACTCCACCGCCGCCACCATGGTGCTAATGTCGGACGAGCCTGTGGCGCTGCTGGACCCTCCAAATTCCCAAGTGGGGGATCTCAACAGCAACCTGGAGCTGCAGGAGACGGCCATCCTGGATGACATTACGGAACGTGCCTGA